CCGCCGGTGCCGTCGGTGATCTCGGACTCGAGCACCATCGACTTGGTGCCGATGTGGGACACGACCGTCCAGCAGTCGTAGGACTGCGGCCGCAGCACGATCGGGGCGACATACTCGACATCGGCCTGCGCGATCACGCTCGCGATCCGCGGGAACTCCTTGAGGCCCTGCCGCAACCGCCCGAGCGAGGCGATCCGGGCCTCCTGGAAGAACTCGAAGTACTTCACGTTGTTGACGTGGCGGTAGATGTCGAGGTCGGAGAAGCGGACCTGGACCGGGTGGTGCGCGGCCCGCTCGCGGGGCACGTCGACCTGCACCGGGCGCGAGCGGGTGTCGCCGAGCTCGGCGTACGGCGCCAGTGCGGCGCGCTCCTGATCGTCGAGGCGCCGCGGCTGACCCGTCGCGAGCACGAACGGCGCCAGGACGGTGCGGGCACGCAGGTAGACGGTGCGGGTGCCGTCGGGCTGCTCCTCGAAGATCTCGTGGTCGAGCGTGAAGCTCGCCGTGCGGATCTCGCTGACCCACGACTCGATCGAGACCGACTGGAACCGGAACCGCAGCGGCGCGCGGAAGGTGACCTCGTGTCGTCGTACGACATAGGCGTCGTTGTGGTGGTGCTCGACGCCCGCGGCCGCCCGGCAGGCGTGCAGCAGCGCGCCGCGCGCCTCTTGGAGGTAGTCGACGTACTTCACGTTGTTGACGTGGTTCAGCTGGTCGATGTCACCCCAGCGCAGGGGGCAGTCGTAGCGGTGCCGCACCCCCGTCATGCTTCCAGACCGCGCCCCCGCGTGGGGCGGGGCTCCGCATGCAGGGACGGGCTTGTGGCGTCCGCCACGACCGGAACAGGTTGCAGTTCCGGGCCACTACGCTGTGCGCGTTCCACCCCTACCTGTACCGAGGAGTCTCCATGCCCGAGGCCGTGATCGTTTCCGCCGCCCGCACCCCGATCGGGCGTGCCAACAAGGGCTCGCTCAAGGACTTCCGCCCCGACGACCTGACCGCGTTCATCGCGCAGGCGGCTCTCGACAAGATCCCCGCGCTCGACCCGAAGGACGTCGACGACTTCTACCTCGGCGTCGGCCTGCCCGGTGGCGAGGCCGGCAACAACATGGCCCGGATCGTCACCACTCTGATGGGCACCGAGATCCCCGGCGCCACGATCACCCGCTACTGCTCCTCGTCGGTGCAGACCTCGCGGATGGCCTTCCACGCGATCAAGGCCGGCGAGGGCGACGTGTTCATCTCCGCCGGTGTCGAGACGGTGTCGCGCTTCCAGTTCGGCACCTCCGACCACATCCCCAACACCAAGAACCCGCTGTTCGCCGACGCGCAGCAGCGCACCGAGAAGTACGCCGAGGGCGGCCACGTCTGGCACGACCCGCGCGAGGACGGCCTGCTGCCCGACATCTACATCGCGATGGGCCAGACCGCCGAGAACGTCGCGAGCATCCGCGGCCTCAAGCGCGAGGACCTCGACCAGTTCGGCGTACGCTCGCAGAACCTCGCCGAGAAGGCGATCGCCGACGGCTTCTGGCAGCGCGAGATCACCCCGGTGACCCTCGCCGACGGCACCGTCGTCAGCACCGACGACGGCCCGCGCGCCGGCGTCACCTACGAGGCGCTCTCGGAGCTGAAGCCGGTCTTCCGCCCCGACGGCGTGGTCACCGCCGGCAACTGCTGCGCGCTCAACGACGGCGCTGCCGCGGTCGTGATCATGTCCGACACCAAGGCCGCCGAGCTGGGCCTGACCCCGCTCGCCCGGATCGTGTCGACCGGCGTCTCCGGCCTGTCCCCCGAGATCATGGGCCTCGGCCCGGTCGAGGCGACCCGCAACGCGCTCAAGCATGCCGGCATGACCATCGACGACATCGACCTCGCCGAGATCAACGAGGCCTTCGCCGCGCAGGTGCTGCCGTCCGCCGAGGACCTGGGCATCCCGATCGAGAAGCTCAACGTCAACGGTGGCGCGATCGCGGTCGGCCACCCGTTCGGCATGACCGGCGCCCGCCTGCAGAACACGCTGATCAACTCGCTGCAGTGGCACGACAAGTCCACCGGCCTGATCACCATGTGCGTCGGTGGCGGCCAGGGCATGGCGATGATCCTGGAGCGCCTCAGCTGATCCGCCGACCCGGGCCGAAGTAGCCCCGGCGACTTCGGGCCGGGTCGGCGGGAATCCAGAGCCACTCCGGGCCGGGTCGGCGTCGGTGGGGAGTCGTAGGGTCCGGTGGCATGAGCATCGACGTACGGCCCGCCACCGTCTTCGAGGACGTGAAGGCGCTGGTCGGGCCGAAGCGGGCGGACGCCAGCGTGTGCTGGTGCCTGAGCTACCGGATCCCATCGACGATCAACAACCCGATGCGCGGGCAGGAGCGCGGCGAGTTCGTCGCCAAGCTGCTCGAGGAGGGACCGCTCGGCGTGCTCGCCTACGACGGCGACACCCCCGTCGGCTGGGCTGCGGTCGCACCCCGCTCGGCCACGACCTTCGCCCGCAACCGCAAGATCCCCCACGTCGACGACCTCCCCGTGTGGTCCGTGTGGTGCAGCCGGGTCCGGCCCGGACACCGGGGCAAGGGCATCTCCCACCACCTCATCGAGGGCGCGGTCGCCTTCGCGCGCGAGCAGGGTGCGCCGGCGATCGAGGCGTACCCGCTCGACAACGGCGGCGCCAAGGTCGACCTGACGATGGCGTACGCCGGGCTGCGGGCCAACTTCGAGGCCGCCGGCTTCCACCACGCCGCCGACACGACCTCGGTGCTCAGCGGACACCCGCGGGTGCTGATGCGCCGGGACTTAGACTGACCCGGTGACTGATGGGACCGCTGCTCGCCTGGCGACCGGCCACGAGCCGCGGTGGCTCGACGAGGACCAGCAGCGGACCTGGCGCTCGTTCCTGCTCGGCACCACCCTGCTCCTGGACCGCCTCGACGAGGACCTGCGCCGCGAGCACGGTCTGTCCGCGGTCGAGTACGAGATCCTGGTCCGCCTCTCCGAGGCCGGCGGCACGCTGCGGATGGCCCAGCTCGCTGCCGCCCTCGCCCACAGCCGCAGCCGGGTGACCCACACGGTCAAGCGGATGGAGACCGCCGGGCTGGTCGTGCGCGAGGAGTCGCCCGAGGACGGCCGCGGTGTCGACTGCCGGTTGACCGACGCCGGGCTCGACGTGCTCCGCACGGCCGCGCCCGACCACGTCGAGACCGTACGCCGCTCGCTGGTCGACCTGGTCGACGCCGACGACCTCCGGGCGCTGGGCCGGGTCATGAACGCCGTGTGCGACCAGCTGATCTGCGCCCACCCGGAGCGCGAGCTCCGGCACTGACCCGACGCCGCCTCACCGCGAGGCCCTCACCACGAGGCGGTCAGTGCGAAGCCCACGAAGGCGGCGCCGAGGCCGCCGAGGAGCGTGACGGCGAGGTTGCCGAGCGCGGCGCCGACCGCGCGGTCCTCAGCCAGGCGCACCGTCTCGAAGGCGAACGTGCTGAACGTCGTGAACGCGCCGCAGAAGCCCGTACCGAGCAGGAGCAGCAGGTCGGCACCGGCCGCGCCGCCGTACAGGCCGCCCAGCAAGAACGAACCCGACAGGTTGATCGTCAGCGTCCCCCACGGTGTGAGCGCGGTGTGCCGCGACTGCACGAGGCGGTCGAGCAGGTACCTCGCCGGAGCCCCGGCCGCGGCGCCCAGCGCTACCAGCAGCCAGGCCGTCACGACCGCACCTCCTCGCCGCCGCTGGAGCGGACCGCCAGCCGCGCGAGCCCCAGCCCGGCGGCCACCGCCACGAGGGCGGCGGCGACGCTGCCGAACAGATAGGCCAGGGCCAGCCCCGGATGCGGATCGGCGCCGGCCAGCAGGTCGCGGACCTGCCCGGAGTAGGTCGAGAACGTGGTGAAACCGCCGAGGATCCCCACCCCCACGAACGGCCGGAGCAGCGGGTGCGCGGCCCGGGTCTCCTGCACCACCACCATCAGCGCGCCCAGCAGCAGGGAGCCGGCGACATTGGTCGCGAAGGTCGCCCACGGGAAGCCGCTCGGACCGGTCGGCCAGGCCAGCTCGAGCCCGTGGCGCGCCGCCGCACCGAGCATGCCGCCCAGCGCGATCACCACCAGGGTCAGGTGGTGGGCGGCGAGCTCGGTGCGCTGTTCGGCTGAGCCGAGGTCGACATCGGGATCGACGGGCTCGGGGTGGTGGTGCGTCATGGGTCGCCTACCTTCGTCGGGCCCGGGCAGGGCACGGTCGCAGAGGTAGGGACTGTCAGCAGCAGGTGCTGCGGTTGTCGGCGAGCCCCATCGCCATCGGGGTCAACCTAGCAGGGGCGACCGGCCGCCGCCCCGCCCGTGGTCACCGGTCGATCAGTCGCGGGTGAGGCGGCGGTGCGTCACACGGTGCGGACGGGCCGCCTCGAGGCCGAGGCGCTCGATCTTGTTCTCCTCGTAGGACGCGAAGTTGCCCTCGAACCAGAACCACTCGCCCTCGTTCTCCTCGGTGCCCTCCCAGGCGAGGATGTGGGTCGCGATCCGGTCGAGGAACCAGCGGTCGTGGGAGGTGACCACGGCGCAGCCGGGGAAGTCGAGCAGCGCATCCTCGAGGGAGGACAGCGTCTCGACGTCGAGGTCGTTGGTCGGCTCGTCGAGGAGCAGCATGTTGCCGCCCTGCTTGAGGGTGAGCGCCAGGTTGAGGCGGTTGCGCTCACCACCGGAGAGCACCCCGGCCTTCTTCTGCTGGTCGGGCCCCTTGAATCCGAACGAGGCGACGTAGGCGCGGCTGTTCATCTCGAAGTTGGCGACCTTGATGAAGTCCAGGCCGTCGGAGACGACCTCCCAGACGTTCTTGTTGGGGTCGATGCCACCGCGGCTCTGGTCGACGTAGGAGATCTTCACGGTCTGACCGACGGTGAGCTTGCCGGAGTCGGGCTCCTCGCCGCCGGTGATCATCCGGAACAGCGTCGTCTTGCCGACGCCGTTGGGGCCGACGACGCCCACGATGCCGGCGCGCGGCAGCGTGAAGGAGATGTCGTTCCACAAGATCCGGTCCTCGAACCCCTTGGTGAGGTGCTCGGCCTCGAGGACGACGTCACCGAGCCGCGGGCCCGGCGGGATGTTGATGTCGGCGGCGTCGATCTTGCGCGCCTTGTCGGCCTCGGCGGCCAGCTCCTCGTAGCGGGCCAGACGCGACTTGGACTTGGTCTGGCGAGCCTTGGCGTTGGAGCGGACCCACTCCAGCTCCTTCTCCAGCATCTTGGCGCGCTTGGCGTCCTTGGCGCCCTCGACCTTGAGCCGCTCCTTCTTGGTCTCGAGGTACGTCGAGTAGTTGCCCTCGTAGCCGTGGATCGAGCCGCGGTCGACCTCGGCGATCCACTGGGCGACGTTGTCGAGGAAGTAGCGGTCGTGGGTCACCGCCAGGACGGCGCCCGGGTAGCTCTTGAGGTGACCCTCGAGCCACTGGACCGACTCGGCGTCGAGGTGGTTGGTGGGCTCGTCGAGGAGCAGCAGGTCGGGCTGCTGGAGGAGCAGCTTGCACAGCGCCACCCGGCGGCGCTCACCACCGGACAGGTTGTCGACCAGCGCGTCGGACGGCGGGCAGCGCAGCGCGTCCATCGCCTGCTCGAGGCGGCTGTCGAGGTCCCACGCGTTCATGTTGTCGAGCTCGGTCTGCAGCTCGCCGGTCTCTGCCATGAGCGCGTCCTGGTCGGCGTCGGGGTCGCCCATCTCCATGTAGGCGTCCTCGAGGCGCTTCATCTTGGCCTTCGTGTCGGCGACCGCCTCCTCGACGTTCTCGAGCACCGTCTTGCCCTCGGTCAGCGGCGGCTCCTGCTGGAGCATGCCGACCGTCGCGTCGGGGTCGCGGACGATGTCGCCGTTGTTGGGGACGTCGAGCCCGGCCATCAGCTTGAGCAGCGAGGACTTGCCCATGCCGTTGGGGCCGACGACGCCGATCTTCGCGCCGTGCAGGAACGACAGCGTGACGTTGTCGAGGACCACCTTGTCGCCGTGGGCCTTGCGAACGTTGCGAAGGGAGAGGACGTATTCAGCCACGCCCCAAATCTACGCAGCGGCGACCTCGCCGTCGCGCTCGGGGTCACTGGCCGAGCCGGGAGCCGCCACCTTGACGAAGCTCGCCGTGCCGCGGGTGAGGTCGTGACCGATGGTGACGGCGTCGATCTCGAGCGCGACGACCTCGATCCCGGCCTTGTTGACGTAGGTCCGGTGGTCGAGCCTGCCGTGCACGACGACGGGGTCGCCCTGGCGCAACGACGGCTCCGCGTTGCTGGCGAGACGGCGCCAGGCGCTGACGCCGTACCACTGGGTCTCGCTGTCGGCCCACGAGCCGGTGGTGCGGTTGAAGTGGCGCGGGGTGCAGCCCAGCCGGAAGTTGAGCACCGGCACGCCGGCGACCTCCCTGAGCATCGGCGTCGTGCCGATCCAGCCCTGCACGGTGACCATGGTCTGGTTCATCGGATCTCCCTTCGTCGGTGCCGGTCGCGGGAGCGGCCGGTCGACGACAGTCCACGCCACGGCCCCGACGATGGTCCCGGGCGCCGGCACGGGCTGTGGACAGGAGATGCGGCGAGGGACGGCTGTGGATGACCGAGGGCCCGGACGGGGGCCGCAGGGACGCCTGTGGTCAGCCGCGGGCGGTCTCCACACCACGTCGGAAGGCGGTGTACGACGCGACCTCGGTGCGCAGCGGCTGCACCACGTCGCTGTCGAGGACCTGGTGCACGACTCCGCGCAGCCGCTCGTCGGCCTGGTCGGCACGCTGCCGGGCGAGGCCGCGCACGAGCATCCGGCCGACGACCGCGAGCACCAGGCCGAGCACCAGCCCGCCGATGCCGAGCACGGCCGGGAGCGGGAGGCCGGCGACCTTCGTGAGGTCGCCGGTCGTGCCCTGGACGGCGGCGACGATCCACCACGCGAAGCCGCCGACGGCGGTGAGGAGCAGCAGCCAGTGGAGCAGGCGGACCAGGCTCACCCAGGCCGGCAGCCTGCCGCCGAGGTCGACGCCCTGCAGGCCCTTCTCGAGCTTGTCGCCGGTGGCGGCCAGCCCGGACCCGATGGCGTCGCGCAGGCGCGGGGCCCAGGCCGGCCCGACGCCCTCGGACGCCTCGTCGGCCAGGGCGCGGACGGTGGTGTCGACCGCCGCCCGGTCCAGCGGCGCGACGGCGGGCTCGCCGCGCGGTACCTCGTCGTCGCCGCGGCCGAGCAGCGCGAGCGGCGGCCAGGTGACCGCGCCCCGCGCCCGCTCCCCCACGGTGCGCTCGATGCCCTCGACGACCGCGGAGACACCGGCGGCGTCGGCGACCCGGTCCTCGACCTCCTCGATCCGCCGGGCGGGAAGCTCCCGGACGGGGGTCGTACCGCCGGCCTGCTCCAGGCGAGCGGCCGCGGCGGCGATGTCGGCCTCGACGCGCAGGGTGGTGCTGCGCTTGTCGTGCACCCGGCGCAGGATCTCGGCGCGGAGCTCGGCCATGCCGATGCCCTCCCGGGCCGAGATCGGCAGCACCTGGACGTTGGGGAGGCCGTCCTCGGCGAGCAGCCGCCGGACGTCGTCGACCATCGCCTGGCGGCGCTCGACCGGCACCGTGTCGATGTGGTTGAGCGCGACCAGCATCACGTCCTGGTGGGTGCTCATCGGCTTGAAGTAGCGGTCGTGGACGGCCGCGTCGGCGTACTTCTGCGGGTCGAGGATCCACACCATCAGGTCGGAGACGGCCACGAGCCGGTCGACCTCGAGGTGGTGGGCGACCTCGGTGGAGTCGTGGTCGGGCAGGTCGAGGAGGACGACGCCGTCGAGCTCGGACTCCGAGGGGGTGTCGAGCATCGAGTCGCGCATCGTCTGGTGACGCGGCGGGATGCCGAGCCAGTCGAGCAGCTCGCCGGCGCCCTGGCTGCCCCACACGACGGCGGTGGCCCACGAGGTCGTGGGACGGCGGATGCCGACCGAGGAGAGCTCGAGCCCGGTCAGCGCGTTGTACGTCGACGACTTGCCCGAGCCGGTGGCGCCGGCGATGGCGACGACCGTGTGGCGGGCCGAGAGGCGCAGTCGGCCGGTGGACTTCTCGACGGCTGCGGCGACGTCGTCGAGCAGCGCGTCGGCCACCCGGCCGCGCGCGGCCTCGACCGCCGCGCCGAGCCCGTCGACGCGCGCCGCGATCGGCGTCCCCCGGGTCGCGAGGTCGCCGGGGATCCCGCCGTCGGTCTCCTCAGTCTGCGGTGCCGTCACAGGTGTCCACCCGTCCCCTTCTTGGCCGCGGCGAACCGCAGGTCGTCGACTCGTCGTGCCGCCTGGCGCAGCTGGTCCGGCGCGTCGGGCTTGAGCTCCCACTGGGCGGCCGGCGCGAGGTAGCGGGCACGCTCGGCGCCCATCAACGTCGTCAGCCGGCGCACCAGCGTGCCGCGGGCCTGGTCGACCACGCGGGCCGCGCCGGACTCGCCGATCGTGCTCTCCAGCAGGGTGCGGCCCAGCCGGACCGACTCGGCTGCGGCGCCGGAGGCGCCGGGGGTGTCGGGTCCGGCGAGGGCCACGACACCGAGGGTGACCGCGAGGCCGCGGGCGCCGAGGGCGAGGAAGCGGGCGCTGTGCCGCGCGTCGCCTGCCTCGTGCTTGACCAGCTCCTGGAGCTCGTCGTGCCAGGCGCGGATCTCCTGCTCGGCCTGCGAGCGCAGCCCGCGTCCGGCCCGGGCGAGGTCGTCGGTCGTCGACTTCAGCAGCGCCTCGCCGTAGGACCGCTCGCGCCAGGCGGCGGCCGCGGTCGCCGCGGCGCGCTCGGCGTGGTCCGCGACGAGCGCCTCGAGGCCCATCTCGATCGCGACGCCCACCCGCTCGGCCTGCTGCGGCTTGCCCTTGATCGCGTTGACCAGGCGCTCGCGCACGAAGCCGACCTTGGCCTCCAGGGTGCGGGTCAGCTCGCCACTGCCGACGAACTCCTGCCAGCGGGCCAGCAGGTCGCCGCGCAGCAGGGTGCCGTCGCCGGCAGCGGACAGGAGCGCGGCCTGGGCGTCGTCGTACACCTGGTCGGCCAGGGTGAGCAGCTCGCCCACCGCGTCGACCTGGAGCGCGACGGCGTCGGCGATCGGGAACGCCTTGCGGGTCACGGTGCGCACCGCGCCGGCGACGGT
The genomic region above belongs to Nocardioides sp. QY071 and contains:
- a CDS encoding thioesterase family protein encodes the protein MTGVRHRYDCPLRWGDIDQLNHVNNVKYVDYLQEARGALLHACRAAAGVEHHHNDAYVVRRHEVTFRAPLRFRFQSVSIESWVSEIRTASFTLDHEIFEEQPDGTRTVYLRARTVLAPFVLATGQPRRLDDQERAALAPYAELGDTRSRPVQVDVPRERAAHHPVQVRFSDLDIYRHVNNVKYFEFFQEARIASLGRLRQGLKEFPRIASVIAQADVEYVAPIVLRPQSYDCWTVVSHIGTKSMVLESEITDGTGGSGEGAVLARSKVALVFFDTETQRSVTPVDGFREAMIGVLGDMVTTAG
- a CDS encoding acetyl-CoA C-acetyltransferase; this translates as MPEAVIVSAARTPIGRANKGSLKDFRPDDLTAFIAQAALDKIPALDPKDVDDFYLGVGLPGGEAGNNMARIVTTLMGTEIPGATITRYCSSSVQTSRMAFHAIKAGEGDVFISAGVETVSRFQFGTSDHIPNTKNPLFADAQQRTEKYAEGGHVWHDPREDGLLPDIYIAMGQTAENVASIRGLKREDLDQFGVRSQNLAEKAIADGFWQREITPVTLADGTVVSTDDGPRAGVTYEALSELKPVFRPDGVVTAGNCCALNDGAAAVVIMSDTKAAELGLTPLARIVSTGVSGLSPEIMGLGPVEATRNALKHAGMTIDDIDLAEINEAFAAQVLPSAEDLGIPIEKLNVNGGAIAVGHPFGMTGARLQNTLINSLQWHDKSTGLITMCVGGGQGMAMILERLS
- a CDS encoding GNAT family N-acetyltransferase, with the translated sequence MSIDVRPATVFEDVKALVGPKRADASVCWCLSYRIPSTINNPMRGQERGEFVAKLLEEGPLGVLAYDGDTPVGWAAVAPRSATTFARNRKIPHVDDLPVWSVWCSRVRPGHRGKGISHHLIEGAVAFAREQGAPAIEAYPLDNGGAKVDLTMAYAGLRANFEAAGFHHAADTTSVLSGHPRVLMRRDLD
- a CDS encoding MarR family transcriptional regulator, with amino-acid sequence MTDGTAARLATGHEPRWLDEDQQRTWRSFLLGTTLLLDRLDEDLRREHGLSAVEYEILVRLSEAGGTLRMAQLAAALAHSRSRVTHTVKRMETAGLVVREESPEDGRGVDCRLTDAGLDVLRTAAPDHVETVRRSLVDLVDADDLRALGRVMNAVCDQLICAHPERELRH
- the crcB gene encoding fluoride efflux transporter CrcB encodes the protein MTAWLLVALGAAAGAPARYLLDRLVQSRHTALTPWGTLTINLSGSFLLGGLYGGAAGADLLLLLGTGFCGAFTTFSTFAFETVRLAEDRAVGAALGNLAVTLLGGLGAAFVGFALTASW
- a CDS encoding CrcB family protein, with the translated sequence MTHHHPEPVDPDVDLGSAEQRTELAAHHLTLVVIALGGMLGAAARHGLELAWPTGPSGFPWATFATNVAGSLLLGALMVVVQETRAAHPLLRPFVGVGILGGFTTFSTYSGQVRDLLAGADPHPGLALAYLFGSVAAALVAVAAGLGLARLAVRSSGGEEVRS
- the ettA gene encoding energy-dependent translational throttle protein EttA codes for the protein MAEYVLSLRNVRKAHGDKVVLDNVTLSFLHGAKIGVVGPNGMGKSSLLKLMAGLDVPNNGDIVRDPDATVGMLQQEPPLTEGKTVLENVEEAVADTKAKMKRLEDAYMEMGDPDADQDALMAETGELQTELDNMNAWDLDSRLEQAMDALRCPPSDALVDNLSGGERRRVALCKLLLQQPDLLLLDEPTNHLDAESVQWLEGHLKSYPGAVLAVTHDRYFLDNVAQWIAEVDRGSIHGYEGNYSTYLETKKERLKVEGAKDAKRAKMLEKELEWVRSNAKARQTKSKSRLARYEELAAEADKARKIDAADINIPPGPRLGDVVLEAEHLTKGFEDRILWNDISFTLPRAGIVGVVGPNGVGKTTLFRMITGGEEPDSGKLTVGQTVKISYVDQSRGGIDPNKNVWEVVSDGLDFIKVANFEMNSRAYVASFGFKGPDQQKKAGVLSGGERNRLNLALTLKQGGNMLLLDEPTNDLDVETLSSLEDALLDFPGCAVVTSHDRWFLDRIATHILAWEGTEENEGEWFWFEGNFASYEENKIERLGLEAARPHRVTHRRLTRD
- a CDS encoding single-stranded DNA-binding protein, which translates into the protein MNQTMVTVQGWIGTTPMLREVAGVPVLNFRLGCTPRHFNRTTGSWADSETQWYGVSAWRRLASNAEPSLRQGDPVVVHGRLDHRTYVNKAGIEVVALEIDAVTIGHDLTRGTASFVKVAAPGSASDPERDGEVAAA
- a CDS encoding GTPase, with product MTAPQTEETDGGIPGDLATRGTPIAARVDGLGAAVEAARGRVADALLDDVAAAVEKSTGRLRLSARHTVVAIAGATGSGKSSTYNALTGLELSSVGIRRPTTSWATAVVWGSQGAGELLDWLGIPPRHQTMRDSMLDTPSESELDGVVLLDLPDHDSTEVAHHLEVDRLVAVSDLMVWILDPQKYADAAVHDRYFKPMSTHQDVMLVALNHIDTVPVERRQAMVDDVRRLLAEDGLPNVQVLPISAREGIGMAELRAEILRRVHDKRSTTLRVEADIAAAAARLEQAGGTTPVRELPARRIEEVEDRVADAAGVSAVVEGIERTVGERARGAVTWPPLALLGRGDDEVPRGEPAVAPLDRAAVDTTVRALADEASEGVGPAWAPRLRDAIGSGLAATGDKLEKGLQGVDLGGRLPAWVSLVRLLHWLLLLTAVGGFAWWIVAAVQGTTGDLTKVAGLPLPAVLGIGGLVLGLVLAVVGRMLVRGLARQRADQADERLRGVVHQVLDSDVVQPLRTEVASYTAFRRGVETARG
- a CDS encoding dynamin family protein, whose amino-acid sequence is MTLGADLNETFLGSRMLTEVVRLHGSLLNAPLPLDLPGVGALRVGREHIIEQLEDYIIPRLTEIDAPLLVVVGGSTGAGKSTLVNTLVGSRVTVPGLLRPTTRSPVLVHHPEDGRWFGADRLLPELARVSQPTNDQFAIQLVPSAAVPRGLAILDAPDVDSVDERNRELSSQLLAAADLWLFVTSAARYSDQVPWDHLKNAVDRNTAVALVLSRTSADDVATVSVHLARMMAARGLKDSPLFAVPQGEVSEEGLLPASYGTEINGWLAALASDAAAKRDVVNQTVAGAVRTVTRKAFPIADAVALQVDAVGELLTLADQVYDDAQAALLSAAGDGTLLRGDLLARWQEFVGSGELTRTLEAKVGFVRERLVNAIKGKPQQAERVGVAIEMGLEALVADHAERAAATAAAAWRERSYGEALLKSTTDDLARAGRGLRSQAEQEIRAWHDELQELVKHEAGDARHSARFLALGARGLAVTLGVVALAGPDTPGASGAAAESVRLGRTLLESTIGESGAARVVDQARGTLVRRLTTLMGAERARYLAPAAQWELKPDAPDQLRQAARRVDDLRFAAAKKGTGGHL